From Thermoflavifilum aggregans, a single genomic window includes:
- a CDS encoding OmpP1/FadL family transporter, with protein MKKWMLLLPILFWGITQVKAQDETDALRYSRTVSGGDARSMAIGGAAGSLGGDASDIWVNPAGIGFFKTNDLSITPLLHSINTDAQYYQTSSSDSKTQLALQNLTLILASNNRRSSHWKNITFGVGENRMANFNQALFYQGKINTPANTFSSYSDNYLITLANDQVQDVQTAETNYPFGISESIRAGLIGPVYNNSNQFAGWSSLPSQIIADGYALLQSKTLLTKGGLDVFSLSAAGNYEDKFFIGAALNIPSISYERNETFEEANPGDASSPLNQYDVFNYLKTTGVGISGALGIIYVPVSSLRLGVSVQTPSYYSMHDSYYTTVTTNTKDQGIVSATTADVTGGYTGDYAYNLTTPLHLVGSASYVFGLTNPDPQSLKGFLTADYEWIDYRKAHFRYDQSYSSDIAQQNKVNQTISQLYQGASNIRVGGELKWDIWAVRAGFAYYGNPYAPSSQNVNASQYSYSGGLGYRNKGFYLDLTYVFSTWKDQNQPYYVIQPNSLNVPSPAPATWKASQSQFVLTLGFKI; from the coding sequence ATGAAAAAGTGGATGCTGTTATTGCCAATTCTTTTTTGGGGCATTACGCAAGTAAAGGCTCAGGATGAAACAGATGCTTTACGTTACAGCCGTACGGTTTCCGGTGGAGACGCCCGCTCAATGGCTATTGGTGGGGCTGCAGGTTCTCTGGGTGGGGATGCTTCCGATATCTGGGTAAACCCGGCCGGTATTGGATTTTTCAAAACCAACGACCTTTCCATAACTCCGCTCCTTCATAGCATTAACACCGATGCACAATACTATCAAACATCCAGCAGTGATAGCAAAACCCAACTGGCTTTGCAAAATCTCACCCTGATACTGGCCAGCAACAATCGCCGATCAAGCCACTGGAAAAATATCACTTTTGGTGTGGGTGAAAACAGAATGGCCAATTTCAATCAGGCTTTGTTTTATCAGGGAAAAATCAATACCCCCGCCAATACTTTCTCTTCCTATTCAGATAATTACCTGATCACACTGGCCAATGATCAGGTGCAGGATGTACAAACCGCTGAAACAAATTATCCCTTTGGTATCAGCGAATCGATACGTGCAGGACTGATTGGGCCTGTTTACAATAATAGCAATCAATTTGCCGGATGGAGCAGCCTTCCTAGCCAGATTATTGCTGACGGATATGCGCTTTTGCAATCGAAAACCCTGCTTACCAAAGGAGGATTGGATGTATTCAGCCTTTCCGCAGCCGGGAACTATGAAGATAAATTTTTTATCGGTGCTGCTCTGAACATCCCTTCCATTTCCTACGAACGCAATGAAACCTTTGAAGAAGCCAATCCCGGTGACGCGAGTTCGCCACTTAACCAATACGACGTATTCAATTATTTAAAAACCACTGGTGTTGGCATCAGCGGCGCCCTTGGAATTATTTATGTACCGGTCAGCAGCCTGCGTTTGGGTGTGTCCGTGCAAACGCCATCGTATTATTCCATGCATGATAGCTATTATACCACGGTTACCACCAATACCAAAGACCAGGGTATTGTAAGCGCAACTACAGCAGATGTGACAGGTGGCTATACAGGCGATTATGCCTATAATCTTACCACACCCTTGCACCTGGTGGGCAGTGCCAGCTATGTATTCGGATTAACCAATCCGGATCCGCAGAGCCTGAAAGGATTTCTTACGGCTGATTATGAATGGATAGATTACCGCAAAGCACATTTCCGCTATGATCAATCCTATAGCTCCGATATTGCCCAGCAGAATAAGGTGAACCAGACGATTTCCCAGCTTTACCAGGGAGCTTCCAATATCCGGGTAGGAGGCGAACTGAAATGGGATATCTGGGCCGTGAGAGCCGGTTTTGCGTATTATGGCAATCCCTATGCTCCTTCCAGCCAAAACGTGAATGCTTCGCAATACAGTTACAGCGGTGGATTAGGTTATCGGAACAAAGGATTTTATCTGGATCTCACTTACGTATTCAGCACCTGGAAAGATCAAAACCAGCCTTATTACGTGATTCAACCCAATAGCCTAAACGTGCCTTCGCCGGCTCCGGCCACCTGGAAAGCCAGTCAAAGCCAGTTTGTGCTGACATTAGGATTCAAGATCTGA
- the proS gene encoding proline--tRNA ligase — protein MSKAITPRAQDYAQWYNDLVIKSGLADYSAVRGCMVIKPYGYALWENMQAVLDKMFKETGHQNAYFPLFIPKSFLSREAAHVEGFAKECAIVTHHRLKNDPEGKGVVVDPEAVLEEELIVRPTSETIIWNTYKTWIQSYRDLPILINQWANVVRWEMRTRLFLRTAEFLWQEGHTAHATAEEAMEEARRMLDVYTRFAESFMALPVIRGVKSPAERFAGAVETFCIEALMQDGKALQAGTSHFLGQNFARAFDVQFLNKNNEQEYVWATSWGVSTRLIGALVMAHSDDDGLKLPPRLAPIQVIIIPVYKNETQRATVHTQALEILQQLKKAGFRVQYDDADHVRPGWKYAEYELRGVPLRLSLGEREIQQHQVEAVRRDTREKLYLPFDQLPEKIGDLLDQIQQDMFHQAKNFRDQHITSVDNWDDFLRALEEPGGFVYAHWDGTPETEIRIKELSKATIRCIPFPEQLPDDGPGNCVLTGKPSARRVLFARAY, from the coding sequence ATGAGTAAAGCAATTACTCCGCGTGCTCAGGATTATGCACAATGGTACAATGATCTGGTCATTAAAAGCGGATTGGCCGATTATTCAGCTGTCAGGGGCTGTATGGTGATCAAGCCTTATGGATATGCCCTTTGGGAAAACATGCAGGCTGTGCTTGACAAAATGTTTAAGGAAACCGGTCATCAAAATGCCTATTTTCCTTTATTCATACCCAAAAGCTTTTTAAGCCGGGAAGCCGCTCATGTGGAAGGGTTTGCAAAGGAATGTGCTATTGTTACCCATCATCGGCTGAAAAATGATCCTGAAGGCAAGGGGGTGGTGGTAGATCCTGAAGCAGTGCTGGAAGAGGAACTGATTGTGCGTCCCACATCGGAAACCATTATCTGGAATACCTATAAGACCTGGATTCAATCCTATCGTGATTTACCAATTCTGATTAACCAATGGGCCAATGTGGTGCGCTGGGAAATGCGCACCCGGCTGTTTCTGCGCACAGCTGAGTTTCTCTGGCAGGAAGGGCATACAGCCCATGCTACCGCTGAGGAAGCCATGGAAGAAGCCCGCCGTATGCTGGACGTATATACCCGGTTTGCGGAATCATTTATGGCTTTGCCGGTGATTCGGGGCGTAAAATCTCCGGCCGAACGCTTCGCAGGTGCCGTGGAGACATTTTGCATTGAAGCGTTGATGCAGGACGGGAAAGCTCTGCAGGCCGGCACTTCACATTTTCTGGGACAGAATTTTGCCAGGGCTTTCGATGTGCAGTTTTTAAACAAAAACAATGAGCAGGAATACGTATGGGCTACCTCCTGGGGAGTGTCAACCCGGCTGATTGGGGCCTTGGTGATGGCTCATAGTGATGATGATGGATTGAAACTTCCGCCCAGATTGGCTCCTATCCAGGTCATCATCATCCCTGTATATAAAAACGAGACCCAGCGAGCTACGGTTCATACCCAAGCATTGGAAATCCTACAACAGCTGAAAAAAGCCGGTTTCCGGGTGCAATACGATGATGCCGACCATGTGCGGCCGGGATGGAAATATGCTGAATATGAACTAAGAGGAGTACCCCTTAGGCTTTCCCTCGGTGAACGGGAAATTCAGCAACATCAGGTAGAGGCTGTTCGCCGAGATACCCGGGAAAAACTGTATTTACCTTTTGACCAGCTGCCCGAAAAAATTGGCGATTTGCTGGATCAGATACAGCAGGACATGTTTCATCAGGCCAAAAACTTCCGGGATCAGCATATTACCTCTGTTGACAACTGGGATGATTTTCTTCGGGCATTGGAGGAACCGGGCGGATTTGTATACGCCCACTGGGACGGTACTCCAGAAACCGAAATCAGGATCAAAGAGCTTTCCAAGGCAACCATTCGTTGTATTCCTTTCCCCGAACAGCTTCCGGATGATGGTCCTGGCAACTGCGTGCTTACAGGCAAACCCTCAGCACGTAGGGTGTTGTTTGCCAGAGCGTATTAG
- a CDS encoding 4Fe-4S dicluster domain-containing protein yields MALKITEECINCGACEPECPNNAIYEGGVEWAIADGTSVKGSYTLLDGTVVDAEQRNPPISVDTYYIVPHKCTECKGFHEEPQCAAVCPVDCCVPDELYRESEEELLAKKERLHL; encoded by the coding sequence ATGGCACTCAAGATTACAGAAGAATGTATCAATTGCGGGGCATGTGAGCCCGAATGCCCGAACAATGCGATTTACGAAGGCGGTGTGGAATGGGCCATTGCCGATGGCACTTCCGTAAAAGGTTCTTATACCCTGCTGGATGGTACGGTAGTAGATGCTGAACAACGCAATCCGCCTATCAGCGTGGATACCTATTACATCGTTCCGCATAAATGCACCGAATGCAAAGGATTTCATGAAGAACCACAATGTGCAGCTGTTTGCCCAGTTGATTGCTGTGTGCCGGATGAATTATACCGGGAATCAGAAGAAGAATTGCTGGCCAAAAAGGAACGTTTGCATCTGTAA
- a CDS encoding aldehyde dehydrogenase family protein has protein sequence MQVDKKIELLQRLGQFMLSDDAAWLQAKERASQENPWFTLEFIDLAIHHIAHNYLNAERLQQWLKPYLSRLSQPSYPRKVGIVMAGNIPMVGFHDLLCGWISGHTLCIKYASKDKILIPFLVEKLKEWTDEPLLIHDAELLRGCDAYIATGSQNTSRYFDYYFGRYPHIIRRNRTSVAILDGTESTDDLQLLAKDMCTYFGLGCRNVTKLFVPEGYNFRPLGRALEAYAYFMDHRPYRHNFDYYLSAYLLNHQPHQILGHVILKPDAALFSPVSVVLYETYADSNQLKQNLPFSSIQCVVGKGFLPFGEAQFPNLQDYADGIDTMEFLLSLN, from the coding sequence ATGCAGGTGGATAAAAAAATCGAATTGCTGCAAAGGCTTGGCCAGTTCATGCTTTCCGATGACGCTGCATGGTTGCAGGCAAAAGAAAGAGCTTCACAGGAAAACCCCTGGTTTACACTGGAATTTATTGACCTGGCCATTCATCATATCGCGCATAACTACCTGAATGCCGAAAGGCTGCAGCAATGGCTTAAACCCTATTTATCCCGGCTTTCCCAACCCTCTTATCCCCGGAAAGTAGGTATCGTGATGGCCGGCAATATTCCGATGGTTGGTTTTCATGATTTGCTGTGCGGATGGATCAGCGGGCACACATTGTGCATTAAATATGCATCCAAAGACAAAATACTGATTCCTTTTCTGGTGGAAAAACTCAAAGAATGGACTGATGAACCGTTGTTAATTCATGATGCCGAACTGTTGCGGGGCTGCGATGCCTACATAGCAACGGGAAGCCAGAATACCTCGCGCTATTTTGACTATTATTTTGGGAGGTACCCGCATATCATTCGCCGCAACCGCACATCAGTAGCCATCCTCGATGGTACGGAATCAACGGATGATCTTCAGTTACTCGCAAAAGACATGTGTACCTACTTCGGACTGGGATGTCGCAATGTAACCAAACTCTTTGTGCCGGAAGGATACAATTTCCGTCCGCTTGGTCGTGCCCTGGAAGCCTATGCCTATTTTATGGATCATCGGCCCTATCGTCATAATTTCGATTATTATCTTTCGGCCTATCTGCTCAATCATCAACCGCATCAGATTCTCGGGCATGTGATTCTCAAACCCGACGCGGCATTGTTTTCTCCGGTGAGTGTGGTGTTGTATGAAACCTATGCTGATTCTAATCAGCTGAAGCAAAACTTGCCATTCTCTTCCATTCAGTGTGTAGTAGGAAAAGGATTTCTTCCCTTTGGTGAGGCACAGTTTCCCAATTTACAGGATTATGCTGATGGCATAGATACGATGGAATTCTTGCTTTCGCTAAACTGA
- a CDS encoding LytR/AlgR family response regulator transcription factor: MNPIIKAMIVEDEQKNIDILKNILEKYCEEVELVGWATSVDEAAALLEKIEPDVLFLDIEMPPHKGFELLERFDRPRFDVIFITAYEEYALTAIKFSALDYLLKPIKVGEVKHALEKVRERKEKNIRSTAPTSYLKDYLKSSGSNLSKIVIPVNDGYNIIDLNDIVYCEALDSYTRVILTNGTRHVVSKSLKEYEEMLEDKGFYRVHKSYLINVNHIIKIIKGEGAAVIMSDKQNIPISNRKKNEFFDYLRTIMNI, from the coding sequence ATGAACCCCATCATCAAAGCCATGATTGTTGAGGATGAGCAAAAAAATATTGACATCCTCAAAAATATTCTTGAAAAATACTGTGAAGAAGTAGAGCTGGTAGGTTGGGCAACTTCTGTGGATGAAGCTGCGGCCTTACTGGAAAAGATAGAGCCCGATGTATTGTTCCTGGATATTGAAATGCCGCCTCACAAAGGATTTGAATTGCTGGAAAGATTTGATCGTCCCAGGTTTGATGTGATCTTTATCACTGCCTATGAAGAATATGCCCTTACAGCCATTAAATTCTCTGCACTGGATTATTTGCTGAAACCTATCAAAGTAGGAGAAGTGAAGCATGCCCTCGAAAAGGTAAGAGAGCGAAAAGAAAAAAACATCCGAAGTACCGCTCCAACAAGCTATTTGAAGGACTATTTGAAAAGCAGTGGCAGCAATCTTTCCAAAATCGTCATTCCCGTTAACGACGGATATAACATCATTGATCTGAATGACATTGTGTATTGTGAAGCGCTGGATAGCTATACCCGTGTGATATTAACCAATGGCACCCGTCATGTGGTTTCCAAATCCCTGAAGGAATATGAGGAAATGCTGGAGGATAAAGGGTTTTACAGGGTTCATAAATCTTACCTGATCAACGTCAATCATATCATTAAAATCATCAAAGGCGAAGGTGCAGCTGTGATTATGTCCGATAAACAAAATATTCCCATTTCCAACCGCAAGAAGAATGAGTTCTTCGATTATTTGCGAACCATCATGAATATTTAA
- a CDS encoding trypsin-like peptidase domain-containing protein, whose amino-acid sequence MKIRHILLTIFISIAASLGTLWVYSRYVDQLPGPFQNGSQNLPINYVRLASNITGAHASTAPTDFEQAASIVIPTAVHIKTTIPPKEVTGPGDIFDPFNFFGGGQRYYIPGQMASGSGVIISDNGYIVTCNHVISGASKIVVTLYNGKSYQAKVVGHDPNTDLAVLKIDARNLPYLMYGNSDNVKVGQWVLAAGYPLDLETTVTAGIVSATSREIDVNHQGSYPVDAYIQTDAAVNPGNSGGPLVNTDGQLIGILAAIASPTGSYAGYAYAIPVNIVKKVVNDILTYGSVQRAFLGVQLYRNDASFTQASLSNRNPYGKGVVIAGVDPDGGAAAAGIRAGDVITAINGEPVNSQSELIEKIAGFRPGDKINVSFIRDGKERNVIVTLRNREGGTGIVRNSALDKLGAEFITLSKNQANQLGIAGGVAVGNIGEGLIKAQTNMREGFVITRINGYPVKSVSELEKLVQNAGHHIQVEGIYPGVDGIFYYDIEDEE is encoded by the coding sequence ATGAAAATACGTCACATTCTGCTCACTATTTTCATCAGCATCGCTGCAAGTCTGGGCACGCTGTGGGTATATTCGCGCTATGTGGATCAGCTGCCCGGTCCTTTTCAGAACGGGAGTCAGAATCTGCCCATCAACTACGTTCGGCTGGCTTCAAATATCACAGGTGCTCATGCATCCACTGCTCCTACTGATTTTGAACAGGCAGCAAGCATTGTGATTCCAACAGCTGTGCATATCAAAACCACGATCCCTCCCAAGGAAGTTACAGGCCCGGGAGATATTTTTGATCCTTTCAACTTCTTTGGAGGTGGCCAACGGTATTATATTCCCGGCCAAATGGCTTCCGGTTCAGGAGTCATTATTTCCGATAATGGGTACATCGTGACCTGCAATCATGTGATTTCAGGGGCCAGCAAGATTGTAGTAACCCTTTACAACGGGAAAAGTTACCAGGCTAAAGTGGTAGGCCACGATCCGAATACAGATCTGGCTGTGCTGAAAATTGATGCGCGTAACCTGCCCTATCTGATGTATGGAAATTCTGATAATGTAAAAGTCGGTCAATGGGTATTGGCTGCAGGTTATCCACTGGATTTGGAAACCACGGTTACTGCAGGCATTGTCAGCGCTACTTCCCGCGAAATTGACGTCAATCATCAGGGATCATATCCTGTAGATGCCTATATCCAGACCGATGCTGCCGTGAATCCCGGCAACAGCGGAGGACCGCTGGTGAATACGGATGGGCAGCTCATCGGTATTCTCGCCGCCATTGCTTCGCCAACCGGTTCTTATGCAGGTTATGCCTATGCCATCCCGGTAAATATTGTCAAAAAGGTAGTAAACGATATTCTTACCTATGGAAGCGTGCAGCGGGCATTTCTGGGCGTGCAATTGTACCGGAATGATGCGAGCTTCACCCAGGCATCGCTCAGCAATCGCAATCCCTACGGAAAAGGAGTGGTTATTGCCGGCGTGGATCCGGATGGAGGCGCCGCTGCTGCTGGTATTCGTGCCGGCGATGTGATAACGGCCATTAACGGAGAACCGGTCAATTCCCAGTCAGAATTGATTGAAAAAATTGCTGGTTTCCGGCCGGGAGATAAAATCAACGTCAGCTTCATTCGCGACGGCAAGGAAAGAAATGTAATAGTTACCCTCCGAAACCGGGAAGGAGGTACGGGCATTGTCCGCAATTCCGCACTGGACAAACTCGGCGCTGAATTTATTACTTTGAGTAAAAACCAGGCTAATCAACTTGGCATTGCTGGAGGAGTGGCTGTGGGCAATATAGGCGAAGGACTTATCAAAGCCCAAACCAATATGCGCGAAGGATTTGTGATTACCCGCATCAACGGATATCCGGTAAAATCAGTCAGCGAGCTGGAGAAACTGGTGCAAAATGCAGGTCACCATATCCAGGTAGAGGGTATTTACCCGGGTGTGGATGGTATTTTTTATTACGACATTGAGGATGAAGAATAA
- the miaA gene encoding tRNA (adenosine(37)-N6)-dimethylallyltransferase MiaA, translating into MKNPSKLAIVITGPTASGKSDLALALARYFQTSIISADSRQCYSELNIGTAKPPASALAEIKHYFINSHSIHDNVNAGLFEKLALSYADEIFQQASVAIVCGGTGLYVKAFCEGLDQIPPVPSDVREQLRHMYAANGLSWLQEQVRKKDPAFYQQADVRNPHRLLRALEVREATGQSILNFQQQTPHPRSFQILKIGIKLPRNELHQRIAVRVKQMIEEGLFEEAASLQAFRSHPALQTVGYREIFDWMEGKYSREEAIQQIIFHTRQYARRQLTWFRRDRDIHWIDAADPDKALQLVKMKLSDLES; encoded by the coding sequence ATGAAGAATCCTTCTAAACTGGCGATTGTTATCACAGGGCCTACGGCGTCCGGAAAATCGGATCTGGCTCTCGCACTAGCCCGCTATTTTCAAACCAGCATTATCTCAGCCGATTCGCGGCAGTGTTATAGCGAACTGAATATTGGTACGGCCAAACCCCCTGCTTCAGCACTCGCTGAGATAAAGCATTATTTCATCAACTCCCACAGCATTCATGACAACGTCAATGCCGGACTTTTTGAAAAGCTGGCGCTGAGCTATGCTGATGAAATCTTTCAGCAAGCCTCGGTTGCCATTGTATGCGGGGGCACAGGCCTTTATGTAAAAGCATTTTGCGAAGGACTTGATCAGATTCCTCCCGTACCATCCGATGTAAGAGAGCAGCTCCGGCACATGTATGCCGCCAATGGCCTTTCCTGGCTGCAGGAACAAGTGCGAAAAAAAGATCCGGCTTTTTATCAGCAGGCCGACGTACGCAACCCCCACCGCTTATTGCGGGCATTGGAAGTACGGGAAGCTACGGGGCAATCCATCCTAAACTTTCAACAACAAACCCCGCATCCCCGCTCTTTTCAAATCCTGAAAATAGGCATTAAGCTTCCCAGAAATGAATTGCATCAACGGATTGCCGTGCGGGTTAAACAGATGATAGAAGAGGGGTTGTTTGAAGAGGCTGCATCGCTCCAGGCATTTCGTTCACATCCTGCTTTGCAGACCGTGGGATACAGGGAAATATTTGACTGGATGGAAGGAAAATATTCCCGGGAAGAAGCCATTCAGCAAATTATTTTTCACACGCGCCAATATGCACGCCGGCAGCTTACCTGGTTCAGGCGTGATCGAGATATTCATTGGATTGATGCCGCGGATCCGGACAAGGCTTTGCAACTGGTAAAGATGAAATTATCAGATCTTGAATCCTAA